A section of the Citrobacter farmeri genome encodes:
- the tssA gene encoding type VI secretion system protein TssA, with protein sequence MMTLQNLLLASGVGEEQLLAEARSHAADWERWLVPIDSHQPVGEDPGYDDDFQRIREEVNKLSGIDTGLICTLSEKLLTSTCKDLRVITFYVWARLHQDGESGLVEGVELLAAMLERFGTRLHPQRDRSRKSALEWLGCSRMTDSLSLCPEVDMSVMRRIAAALLLVEQTLQTFEESARPELGGLYQALDNRLIQSGGTNTLVPQTSREDSHAPVATASSAPVMNAVTSGRDLLDQAKVLAKYLRDRPGGWLAGHHLLKSVRWDTLTELPPLDAAGRTRLAPPKPDNKAHLKRLYLQKSWSELLDHSDMLLAQGVNHLWLDVQWYTWQALVKMDNDSVRADILCNGLKGLLTRLPGLDALAFSDGTPFADEVTLNWINEKVLDDVAGWKDEPVTAALSSGDDVLMLEPEVLAKADSEGIEAALNWLQARPGYTSTRDRWLMRLLMARVSEQYGKNEMALHLLGELDGSARKLTLEQWTPELMFEVKARRLKLLRSKAGRSEADKTRLQPEMDSLLSGLIALDPARATVLCS encoded by the coding sequence ATAATGACATTACAAAACTTACTCCTCGCCAGCGGCGTTGGAGAAGAACAACTCCTGGCTGAAGCTCGCTCACATGCAGCGGACTGGGAGCGTTGGCTGGTCCCCATCGACAGTCATCAGCCCGTTGGAGAAGACCCGGGTTATGACGATGATTTTCAGCGCATTCGCGAAGAGGTTAACAAGCTCTCCGGCATTGATACCGGCCTGATTTGCACGCTTTCGGAAAAGCTGCTGACCAGTACCTGTAAGGATCTGCGTGTTATCACTTTCTATGTCTGGGCTCGTCTGCATCAGGACGGTGAGTCCGGGCTGGTGGAGGGCGTTGAGCTTCTGGCGGCAATGCTGGAGCGGTTCGGTACCCGTCTGCATCCGCAGCGCGATCGTAGCCGTAAATCAGCCCTGGAATGGCTTGGCTGCAGCCGAATGACGGACAGTCTGTCCCTTTGTCCCGAAGTGGATATGTCGGTGATGCGGCGGATCGCCGCGGCATTGCTGCTGGTGGAACAGACACTTCAAACCTTTGAAGAGAGCGCCCGGCCTGAGCTTGGCGGATTATACCAGGCGCTGGATAACCGATTAATACAAAGCGGTGGCACCAATACGCTGGTGCCGCAAACCAGTCGCGAAGACAGTCATGCGCCTGTAGCGACAGCCTCTTCAGCGCCCGTAATGAACGCTGTTACATCAGGAAGGGATTTACTCGATCAGGCCAAAGTGCTGGCGAAATATCTGCGCGATCGGCCCGGTGGCTGGCTTGCCGGGCATCATTTGCTTAAGAGCGTCCGCTGGGACACGCTGACGGAGCTTCCCCCGCTGGATGCCGCCGGGCGAACCCGGCTGGCCCCGCCGAAGCCTGACAACAAAGCGCATCTGAAACGTCTGTATCTGCAAAAAAGCTGGTCAGAACTACTGGATCATTCAGACATGCTGCTGGCGCAGGGGGTGAATCACCTGTGGCTGGACGTGCAGTGGTATACCTGGCAGGCGCTGGTAAAAATGGATAATGACAGCGTTCGGGCAGACATCCTGTGCAATGGCCTGAAAGGGCTGCTGACCCGTTTGCCGGGGCTGGACGCGCTGGCATTCAGCGACGGTACTCCTTTTGCGGATGAAGTCACCCTGAACTGGATTAATGAAAAGGTGCTGGACGATGTTGCTGGCTGGAAAGATGAGCCCGTTACCGCCGCTCTCTCTTCGGGCGATGATGTGTTGATGCTGGAGCCGGAAGTGCTGGCGAAAGCTGACAGTGAAGGTATTGAAGCGGCGCTCAACTGGTTACAGGCTCGCCCGGGTTATACCTCTACCCGTGACAGATGGTTGATGCGCTTGCTGATGGCGCGGGTGAGCGAGCAGTACGGCAAAAACGAAATGGCATTGCATCTGCTGGGTGAACTTGACGGCAGCGCCCGTAAACTCACGCTTGAACAATGGACGCCCGAACTGATGTTTGAAGTCAAAGCCCGCAGACTCAAACTGCTGCGCAGCAAGGCAGGACGTAGTGAGGCTGATAAAACCCGCCTGCAGCCTGAAATGGATTCGTTACTGTCCGGGCTGATTGCACTTGATCCTGCACGGGCCACAGTGCTGTGTAGCTGA